The segment attaaagatttgttttggaTTATCTATTGTTAATTCCAACATAAATGATGACACTTACCCAGTGGTGGATACTGCGAGAAGCTCTCCACACACATGGGCTTGCCAGGGATCATAAGAATAATGGCAGCATCTCCAGATTTGAGGGACTTGGGGTTGTCCTCAAGCTTCTTGCCAGAGCGGCGGTCTATCTTCTCCTTGAGCTCAGAAAACTTGCAGGCAATGTGGGCAGTGTGGCAATCCAGCACAGGGGCATAACCCTGAGAGATCTGACCGGGGTGATTCAAGATGATGACCTGGAAGGATCAGGGTGGCATAGAAGATAAAGCACTCAGTTGCTCATCAGTTATACAATAAagagcaggcagatcattcagCGTATTGAACCTGAGCTGTGAAGTTGGCAGCCTCCTGGGGAGGGTCGTTCTTGCTGTCACCGGCCACATTACCACGACGGATGTCTTTAACTGAGACGTTCTTAACATTGAAGCCAACGTTGTCACCAGGCAGAGCCTCAGAAAGAGACTCATGATGCATCTCAACAGACTTGACCTCAGTGGTCACATTAACAGGAGCAAAGGTCACGACCATACCAGCCTTCAAAGTTCCGGTCTCAATGCGTCCGACAGGCACAGTTCCAATACCTGATGGAAAATCAACATTGTAGGTTTCTGCTCTCTCAACATAGAAACTAAATAGTAAATTCTGACCTCCAATTTTGTACACATCCTGTAGAGGTAAACGAAGAGGTTTGTTAACGGGGCGAGAGGGTGGCAGGATGGAGTCCAGAGCCTCAAGGAGTGTAACTCCGCTGGCAGAACCTTCCTTCCTCTCAATTTTCCATCCCTTGAACCAGCTTATCTGTTAtccataaaaaatacaaacgtaGAAAAGCCATAAACAATAGAACTTACTAAGACTAATAAAAAccttaaagaaaatattaaagagGTGAATTATTCTGACATTTGAGCTGGGCTCCAGCATGTTGTCTCCATGCCATCCAGAAATTGGGACGAAACCAACACTGGCAGGGTTGTAGCCGATCTTCTTGATGTAGGCGCTGACTTCCTTGGTGATTTCCTCAAAACGAGCCTGGCTGTAAGGAGGCTCGGTGGAGTCCATCTTGTTAACTCCAACAATAAGCTGTTTTACACCCAGGGTGTAGGCAAGCAAAGCATGCTCACGGGTCTGTCCGTTTTTGGAGATACCAGCTTCAAACTCACCAACACCAGCAGCGACAATCAGCACAGCACAGTCAGCCTGGAAAAGAGAcgtaataaaaaatgaaatttattgTTGAAAAGcaaattatgcaataataaatgtattagaaATGTATGCATGGTAACTTGGGATATGTGGTATGTTGAAATACAAACAACCCTACCTGAGAGGTACCGGTAATCATGTTCTTGATGAAGTCTCTGTGGCCGGGGGCGTCAATGATGGTGATGTAGTACTTGCTGGTCTCAAATTTCCAGAGAGAAATATCAATGGTGATACCACGCTCACGCTCTGCCTTCAGTTTGTCCAGCACCCAAGCATACTTGAAGGAGCCCTTGCCCATCTTGGTTTAGAAACATATTAAGAACATTATTCTTTTGCATTATATCTATAATATTCTATATACAGTACCAGTCAACAGTTTGGATAAgtttgagtgaaatgtttctaataatgtttAAGTTGCTTACTGTATGTagacaaaatataattgtgccaacacatgaatttctttaaatagtaaacaaacattttatataaaaaaataaaaagggtgGCTTCTTTGAAGATGCCAACATATaacatagttttgatttattttaaatgcttttatttgcaAGATATTTTCCACAGTTACTACTTTAGTTTTGATAAGTTTACTTTTAATgtggaaacaaatgtaaataaagaaagaataagtgtttccaaacttttgactggtagtgtatattgtattgcaatattccaatattttaatattattgaaTAATATAAGTTTGCgtgtttttaaagtttattattatttgtaaaactAATGAACAGACAGTcataaaattgtatattgccatgtattagatttttattaacatctatttttcataaatgattaattaaaatgattgcttTATTGCTTGTAGTTTTCTACATTTCATGATATTATTCTAATAATGCTCCTGATTTAGACCAGTTTCTCAACCAAGAGTCaagaatttaaaaaacatttttggtctttGGTTATTTTTATAACCGGACTGGCCATCTTGAGCACCGGtagttttcccggtgggccgctggCAAATGTGGGCCGGCTCACTCAGTACAAAAAGTCAGAAGCCATAATATTACATATCTTTTCTATGCAGATGGATAAGTGTCATGACACGGGGTgagacatggacagaggacccaagtgcagacaagcgggtaaggggttaacaaaagactttaattaaaaaaatacaaacatgaaacaaaaacccacgagggggtaaacaacaaaacagcaagggAATTAACAAGAGGtaacaggaacatagactaactacactaaactagacaagactaaatacTAGTGATGTTAGCTGTGACACCAAAGCTCCGATGCttgtgacaaaaaaatgaagCGATTTTCAGTGAAGCTTAGTATCGATGCTTGATTCGTTCTATCAAAACCACGTTGACCAATGACGTCCGAAGCTTCGTTTCACACACACCCACGTGACTTTTGATTAAAAAAGGTTTGAAAATTCGCGACACAGGCCACGCCCTCATGGGTTTCTCAGCTACAGATTTACTATAATCGTATGAAAGTGcgtgtgtatttttgtatgcatgcacctgcatttatttacttcctctcttcatgaatttgaataagtccagcctacacgtgagatttgtgccagaaaggcgaaagaaaacttgagaagcgtaaacgaaaactcggaaagcgcaaatgaaaaatctagcagcgaattcaaaactattatttgaaaaaactaaacttagaaaattgttaagaaaaatagcagtttatttgaaaatcatgtcacattcttgcaattgagtttattgttttcattatcaaagtgttttttttttctctctcgtatatttttgttcgtttttttaaagtttgcgttcatttttattgacacaaaagtaatcccatactgCCCTCCCCCTCCCTGGCTGTTGTGATTTCTGTGTCCCAATGGTTTAATGCAGCTGCGGTAACACGTGCTCGTCAATGTCAAAAGATTgaccaatcaaattaaataaagaccgGGTTCACAGAATTCCAGCCAATCCACTTACAGAGACCACGCAGAATATAGCCAATCAAACTAAAGAAGACTTACTATCGGTAGGCAGGCGCTTTACACGCGCGGACTCCAATGCGGGAATTCGGTTTTAATGATTACCGTGTAGTGAGATGTAAGAAGGCAAACATAACAAGGCCAacggttttacaataaaaatgtttttgagttTTGCTGTTGAAAACTTCGAAAATTGGTTTGTCACATAATTTAAGATGTGTGTTCGAGTTAACATGTCTAaaaacacactgaaacagatAATAGTATAGCATATGAGGCATTAGATATTACTGTGTGTATATAGTGCATTTTATTAGCAGAATTCAATAGACTGCAGAACAGGTAATGAAATGACTTTGAATTTTTTTGCCAAATTTGTATTCAATGTATAGTTTTAAAGAGTTTATTAAACTCTTTTTATTAAGCTTATAAGTAAGCTACTTacttattaaaggggtcatatgacacggctgaaacaaattttttttttaatgtaatgcaATGCGTATGCATgacttaaggttcaaaaacgctgtattttccacataccg is part of the Triplophysa rosa linkage group LG16, Trosa_1v2, whole genome shotgun sequence genome and harbors:
- the LOC130567053 gene encoding elongation factor 1-alpha-like; translation: MGKEKIHINIVVIGHVDSGKSTTTGHLIYKCGGIDKRTIEKFEKEAAEMGKGSFKYAWVLDKLKAERERGITIDISLWKFETSKYYITIIDAPGHRDFIKNMITGTSQADCAVLIVAAGVGEFEAGISKNGQTREHALLAYTLGVKQLIVGVNKMDSTEPPYSQARFEEITKEVSAYIKKIGYNPASVGFVPISGWHGDNMLEPSSNISWFKGWKIERKEGSASGVTLLEALDSILPPSRPVNKPLRLPLQDVYKIGGIGTVPVGRIETGTLKAGMVVTFAPVNVTTEVKSVEMHHESLSEALPGDNVGFNVKNVSVKDIRRGNVAGDSKNDPPQEAANFTAQVIILNHPGQISQGYAPVLDCHTAHIACKFSELKEKIDRRSGKKLEDNPKSLKSGDAAIILMIPGKPMCVESFSQYPPLGRFAVRDMRQTVAVGVIKAVDKKASTAGKVTKSAQKVAKTK